In a genomic window of Flavobacterium crassostreae:
- a CDS encoding CusA/CzcA family heavy metal efflux RND transporter — protein MLDKIIQFSIKNKFIILLFTLVLIAWGSYSVKNLPLDALPDVTNNQVQIITTAPTLASQEVEQLITYPLEQSVKTIPKVIELRSISRFGLSVVTVVFKDDVDIYWAREQIFQRLKQAEENIPSYAGSPELGPISTGLGEIYQYDLYAKKGYEDKYDAVKLRTIQDWIIIPQLQGVEGVAEVSTWGGKLKQYEVAINPNKLNSLGITITDIFEALQKNNQNTGGAYIEKDQYAYFIRGVGMATGIKDIENIVVANKNGAPILVRNVAKVREGVALRYGAATKDGKGEIVCGMALMLKGENSKAVNDRVKEKMAQINKTLPEGVVAEAFIDRGKLVDNAIGTVTKNLLEGALIVIFVLILFLGNLRAGLIVASVIPLSMLFAVILMNYFGVSGNLMSLGAIDFGIIVDGAVIIVEATMHHLQKLKRQKDLTQSEMDSEVFKSASKIRNSAAFGEIIILIVYLPILALVGTEGKMFRPMAMTVGFAITGAFILSLTYVPMMSALFLSKNTEHKPNFSDRMMAWLEGIYTPFLEKALRFKKAVLAISLGLFVLAIVVFQNMGGEFIPTIEEGDLAINATIMTGSSLSQMVKTTTEYEKILKAKFPEIKTIVSKIGSGEIPTDPMPIESGDLIIVLKDKDEWTGDYDNWEDLANAMKEEMEAIPGANIEISQPIQMRFNELMTGSRSDIAIKIFGDDLEILDTKAKELIATVNNIEGIGDLKADKVTGLPQITVKYDYSKIALYGLNITDINQIIRSSFAGESAGKIYEESKRFDVVVRMDSANRSDITDVSDLFIPLPNGQQVPLSQVATVSYEQGPVQVSRENGKRRITIGLNVRGRDIKSVVEEIQLKLDKNFKLPAGYYITYGGQFENLIEASKRLSIAVPAALLLIMVLLFFTFKSMKQAGLIFTAIPLSAIGGVFALWLRGMPFSISAGIGFIALFGIAVLNGIVLISYFNQLKTEGITDPLQRVLMGTKTRLRPVLMTAAVASLGFMPMALSTSGGAEVQKPLATVVIGGLLSATLLTLIVLPILYLLFEKGIRRRKKMTTPIVTVIVLLISSFSFAQSGQPITLQKAIDMAKNNNIDLKIADKEIEKQTVLKKTAFQADPLQIEYMGGQYNGIDYDNNVSIQQYFPIGGSTKANRQLQEELAKLAEKRKALSEYEIEKAVTIAYYQYLYGISIQKLNDELYDVYSKFLKNAELRFQTGESGNIEVISAKAKIKEIETLKAQIQFDLVIYQKQLQYFIQTNEDILPESTTPLKYANPSTLNENKVETLLSDYYTQQATVFEKESNAFKKMRAPKLGLGYFGQTLNKESYFQGFTVGLQLPLFSGANTARAKASEISMSQSQLEFDKTKLTLKLQKEELVNQFAKQEKATLYFENEGLKYAEQIISTAQKSYANGDMSYWSYISFLNQAIDIKKQNIEAVNAYNQSAIQMQFPSISNN, from the coding sequence ATGTTAGACAAAATCATACAATTTAGTATAAAGAACAAGTTCATTATACTCTTATTCACCCTTGTGCTTATAGCTTGGGGAAGCTATTCTGTTAAAAATTTACCTCTGGATGCCTTGCCAGATGTTACTAATAATCAAGTGCAAATCATTACTACTGCACCAACATTGGCAAGTCAGGAAGTAGAACAATTAATTACTTATCCACTTGAGCAATCCGTAAAAACGATTCCGAAAGTAATTGAATTACGTAGTATCTCTCGTTTTGGACTTTCAGTAGTTACAGTAGTATTCAAAGATGATGTAGATATATATTGGGCTAGAGAGCAAATATTTCAGCGCTTAAAGCAAGCCGAAGAAAACATTCCTTCCTACGCAGGTTCCCCAGAATTAGGTCCAATATCTACTGGTCTTGGAGAAATTTATCAATACGATTTATATGCCAAAAAAGGCTACGAAGATAAATATGATGCAGTAAAATTACGAACCATTCAAGATTGGATTATAATTCCACAATTACAAGGTGTTGAAGGTGTTGCAGAAGTAAGTACCTGGGGAGGAAAACTAAAACAATATGAAGTTGCCATTAATCCTAATAAACTGAATAGTTTAGGAATAACCATTACCGATATTTTTGAGGCACTGCAAAAAAACAATCAAAATACAGGTGGTGCTTATATCGAAAAAGATCAATATGCCTATTTTATCCGTGGTGTTGGTATGGCAACGGGTATCAAAGATATAGAAAACATCGTTGTTGCCAATAAAAATGGAGCTCCTATTTTAGTGCGAAATGTAGCCAAGGTTAGAGAAGGCGTTGCACTACGCTATGGAGCTGCTACTAAAGATGGTAAAGGCGAAATAGTTTGCGGAATGGCACTTATGCTTAAAGGTGAAAATTCCAAAGCCGTGAACGATAGAGTAAAAGAAAAAATGGCTCAAATCAACAAAACACTTCCTGAAGGTGTCGTTGCCGAAGCTTTTATCGATAGAGGTAAACTAGTAGATAATGCAATAGGAACGGTTACAAAAAATTTATTGGAAGGAGCCTTAATTGTAATTTTTGTATTGATTTTATTTTTAGGAAATCTTAGAGCGGGATTAATTGTTGCTTCTGTAATACCATTGTCTATGCTTTTTGCTGTAATTCTAATGAATTATTTTGGTGTAAGCGGAAATTTAATGAGTTTAGGAGCAATCGATTTTGGAATTATTGTCGATGGTGCAGTAATTATTGTCGAAGCCACGATGCACCACCTGCAAAAACTTAAAAGGCAAAAAGATTTAACCCAATCCGAAATGGATAGCGAGGTTTTCAAATCGGCTTCAAAAATCAGAAACAGTGCTGCCTTTGGAGAAATCATTATCTTAATTGTGTATTTACCAATCCTTGCATTGGTAGGAACGGAAGGAAAAATGTTCCGTCCAATGGCAATGACTGTAGGTTTTGCCATAACAGGAGCTTTCATTTTGTCATTGACATATGTACCAATGATGAGTGCACTATTTTTATCAAAAAACACGGAACATAAGCCGAATTTCAGTGATCGAATGATGGCTTGGTTGGAAGGAATTTACACTCCTTTTTTAGAAAAAGCCTTACGTTTCAAAAAAGCAGTATTGGCTATTTCATTAGGATTATTTGTACTAGCAATAGTAGTTTTTCAAAATATGGGTGGCGAATTTATTCCCACAATTGAAGAAGGAGATTTAGCTATTAATGCAACGATAATGACAGGAAGTTCGCTTTCGCAAATGGTAAAAACAACTACTGAATATGAAAAAATTCTAAAAGCAAAATTTCCCGAAATCAAAACCATAGTATCCAAAATTGGAAGTGGTGAAATCCCAACCGATCCAATGCCGATAGAAAGTGGCGATTTGATTATTGTGCTTAAAGACAAAGACGAATGGACTGGTGATTATGATAATTGGGAAGATTTAGCCAATGCAATGAAAGAAGAAATGGAAGCCATTCCTGGTGCAAATATTGAAATTTCACAACCCATTCAAATGCGTTTTAATGAATTAATGACGGGAAGCCGAAGTGATATTGCCATTAAAATTTTTGGAGACGATTTAGAAATTTTAGATACTAAAGCTAAAGAATTGATTGCTACAGTCAATAATATAGAAGGGATTGGTGACTTAAAGGCCGATAAGGTAACAGGCCTACCACAAATAACAGTAAAATATGATTACAGTAAAATAGCCTTGTATGGTTTAAACATAACGGATATAAACCAAATCATTCGTTCCTCTTTTGCCGGAGAAAGTGCTGGTAAGATTTACGAAGAGAGCAAACGATTTGACGTTGTTGTAAGAATGGATTCAGCAAACAGATCGGATATTACTGATGTTAGTGATTTATTTATACCATTACCAAATGGGCAACAAGTACCACTTTCACAAGTCGCAACAGTCTCTTATGAACAGGGTCCTGTTCAGGTTTCGCGTGAAAACGGTAAGCGTCGAATTACTATTGGGTTAAATGTACGTGGTAGAGATATAAAAAGTGTGGTTGAGGAAATTCAACTAAAATTAGACAAGAATTTCAAACTACCAGCAGGGTATTATATTACCTATGGAGGTCAATTTGAAAACTTAATTGAAGCTAGTAAGAGACTTTCAATTGCTGTACCTGCTGCGTTACTCTTGATAATGGTTTTGCTGTTTTTTACTTTCAAAAGTATGAAGCAAGCAGGACTAATATTCACTGCTATTCCACTATCTGCAATTGGAGGAGTTTTTGCTCTTTGGCTAAGAGGAATGCCTTTTAGTATATCAGCAGGTATTGGGTTTATTGCCTTGTTTGGTATTGCTGTATTGAACGGAATTGTATTGATTTCCTATTTCAATCAACTTAAAACTGAAGGTATAACTGATCCATTACAAAGAGTATTAATGGGGACAAAAACACGTTTACGACCTGTTTTAATGACAGCCGCTGTAGCCTCTTTAGGATTTATGCCAATGGCATTATCAACAAGCGGTGGAGCTGAAGTTCAAAAACCATTGGCAACGGTTGTTATTGGGGGATTATTATCGGCTACATTATTAACATTAATCGTTTTGCCAATTTTATATTTACTCTTTGAAAAAGGAATTAGAAGAAGAAAAAAAATGACAACACCAATAGTTACCGTGATTGTTTTATTAATTAGTAGTTTTTCTTTTGCTCAAAGTGGTCAACCCATTACACTACAAAAAGCCATCGATATGGCAAAAAATAATAATATTGATTTGAAAATTGCTGATAAGGAAATTGAAAAACAAACTGTCCTTAAAAAAACAGCCTTTCAAGCCGATCCATTGCAAATTGAATATATGGGTGGACAATACAATGGCATAGACTATGACAATAATGTAAGTATTCAACAATACTTCCCTATTGGTGGAAGCACAAAAGCAAACAGACAACTTCAAGAAGAATTAGCAAAATTAGCCGAAAAACGAAAAGCATTATCTGAATATGAAATAGAAAAAGCAGTAACAATTGCATATTATCAATATTTATATGGTATCTCTATTCAAAAGTTAAATGACGAACTATATGATGTTTATTCAAAATTTCTCAAAAATGCGGAACTTCGATTCCAAACTGGAGAAAGTGGGAATATAGAAGTCATAAGTGCTAAAGCTAAAATAAAGGAAATCGAAACCTTAAAAGCTCAAATTCAATTTGATTTAGTAATTTATCAAAAACAGTTGCAATATTTTATTCAGACAAATGAAGACATACTTCCGGAGAGTACAACTCCCTTAAAATATGCTAATCCATCAACTTTAAATGAAAACAAAGTAGAAACACTGTTAAGTGATTATTATACGCAGCAAGCCACCGTTTTTGAAAAAGAATCAAATGCGTTCAAAAAAATGAGAGCACCAAAATTAGGCTTGGGTTACTTTGGCCAAACATTAAACAAAGAATCCTATTTTCAAGGATTTACGGTTGGTTTACAACTGCCTTTGTTTAGTGGAGCAAATACAGCTCGTGCAAAAGCATCTGAAATAAGTATGTCGCAATCGCAATTAGAATTCGATAAAACAAAATTGACTTTAAAATTGCAAAAGGAAGAATTGGTAAATCAATTTGCAAAGCAAGAAAAAGCAACTCTGTATTTTGAAAATGAAGGCTTAAAATATGCCGAACAGATAATCTCAACAGCTCAAAAAAGTTATGCAAATGGTGATATGAGTTATTGGTCCTATATTAGTTTTCTAAATCAAGCTATTGACATTAAAAAACAAAATATCGAAGCAGTCAACGCTTACAATCAAAGTGCAATACAAATGCAATTTCCATCCATTTCTAACAACTAA
- a CDS encoding heavy metal translocating P-type ATPase produces MKHTYHINGMSCKGCKNHVEGILSKIDGVSKVTVDLEKEEAIIETEEHFHIEKYQEALKKDGDTYTIHNIDDLPKKDKDATSVEVKKVNGNGKYYCPMHCEGEKVYDKAGDCPVCGMDLIQQPVLHQSHQYTCPMHPEIIRDEPGSCPICGMDLVPMEPTESEEDKNYQKLWHKMKVALLFSIPVFIITMSDMIPNNPLYKIMDLEKWNWVQFVLTIPIVFYACWMFFERAWKSIINWNLNMFTLIGIGTGVAFIFSIVGLLFPEIFPAQFKTSSGTVHLYFEATAVVLTLVLLGQLLEAKAHSRTSGAIKELLKLAPTQATVIIDGEEKVISIHDIKKGDSIRVKPGEKIPVDGIITEGNSTIDESMITGEPIPVDKRIDDKVSSGTINGTKSFLMVAEKVGSETLLSQIVQMVSDASRSRAPIQNLVDKISKYFVPIVVLISVITFFVWWLFGPDPKLVYGFINAIAVLIIACPCALGLATPMSVMVGVGKGAKSGVLIKNAEAIEKMDKIDVLITDKTGTITEGKPSVEKIVVKEGNENEVLGKIASLNKNSEHPLATAVVNFAKSKNAPFFNVADFDSVTGKGVIGFIDKVKISLGNKKLLEQEGIQDFSTIEQEVIAEQKLGKTVSYIAFDQKAVGYITITDAIKKSSLEAINELKRQGVEVVMLTGDNENTARAVASELNLTDFKASCLPQDKLEYIKNLQAQGKIVAMAGDGINDAPALAQADIGIAMGTGTDVAIESAKITLVKGDLKGIVKAKNLSHAVMKNIKQNLFFAFIYNVLGIPIAAGILFPFFGILLSPMIAALAMSFSSVSVIANALRLRNVKI; encoded by the coding sequence ATGAAACATACTTATCACATAAACGGAATGTCTTGCAAGGGTTGTAAGAATCACGTTGAAGGAATACTTTCAAAAATCGACGGCGTTTCAAAAGTTACTGTCGATTTAGAAAAGGAAGAAGCAATCATCGAAACCGAAGAACATTTTCACATCGAAAAATACCAAGAAGCATTAAAAAAAGATGGAGATACTTACACCATCCACAATATTGATGACCTCCCTAAAAAAGATAAGGATGCGACTTCCGTGGAAGTTAAAAAAGTAAATGGCAACGGAAAATATTATTGCCCGATGCATTGCGAAGGTGAGAAAGTCTATGACAAAGCAGGCGATTGTCCGGTGTGCGGAATGGATTTAATCCAACAACCCGTTTTGCATCAAAGTCATCAATATACTTGCCCTATGCACCCTGAAATCATACGTGATGAACCTGGTTCTTGTCCTATTTGCGGAATGGATTTAGTGCCAATGGAACCAACTGAATCTGAAGAAGACAAAAACTACCAAAAGTTATGGCATAAAATGAAAGTGGCCTTACTTTTTAGTATTCCTGTTTTTATAATCACTATGTCTGATATGATTCCGAATAATCCATTATATAAAATTATGGACTTAGAAAAATGGAATTGGGTACAATTTGTTTTAACCATCCCTATTGTATTTTATGCCTGCTGGATGTTTTTTGAAAGAGCATGGAAATCAATCATAAATTGGAATTTGAACATGTTCACCTTGATCGGAATTGGGACGGGTGTAGCTTTTATTTTTAGTATTGTTGGTTTATTGTTTCCTGAAATATTTCCTGCCCAATTCAAAACATCTAGTGGAACTGTGCACCTTTATTTTGAAGCAACTGCAGTAGTATTAACATTGGTATTATTAGGACAATTATTAGAAGCAAAAGCACACAGTAGAACGAGTGGAGCCATTAAAGAATTATTAAAATTAGCTCCAACACAAGCTACAGTAATCATTGATGGTGAAGAAAAAGTGATCTCAATTCATGATATAAAAAAGGGCGATTCTATTCGAGTAAAACCCGGAGAAAAAATTCCTGTAGATGGAATCATTACGGAAGGAAACAGCACCATTGATGAATCAATGATTACTGGAGAACCTATTCCAGTAGACAAAAGAATTGACGATAAAGTAAGTTCTGGAACCATAAACGGAACTAAATCTTTTTTAATGGTTGCCGAAAAAGTCGGCTCTGAAACCTTACTGTCTCAAATTGTTCAAATGGTTTCAGATGCTAGTCGCTCACGAGCTCCAATTCAAAATCTAGTAGATAAAATTTCAAAATATTTTGTTCCCATTGTAGTTTTAATATCAGTAATTACCTTTTTTGTTTGGTGGTTATTTGGGCCAGATCCAAAATTAGTTTATGGCTTTATTAATGCCATTGCGGTCTTAATAATTGCTTGTCCATGCGCATTAGGATTAGCAACACCAATGTCTGTGATGGTTGGAGTGGGTAAAGGTGCAAAATCAGGTGTATTAATTAAAAACGCAGAAGCCATTGAAAAAATGGATAAAATTGATGTTTTAATAACCGATAAAACAGGAACTATTACGGAAGGAAAACCCTCGGTAGAAAAAATAGTAGTTAAAGAAGGTAATGAAAATGAAGTTTTAGGAAAAATAGCTTCATTAAATAAAAATAGCGAACATCCATTGGCTACAGCCGTAGTAAATTTTGCCAAATCTAAAAATGCACCTTTTTTCAATGTAGCCGATTTTGATTCAGTCACAGGGAAAGGAGTAATTGGGTTTATTGATAAGGTAAAAATTAGTTTAGGTAACAAAAAATTATTGGAGCAAGAAGGAATTCAAGATTTTTCGACTATTGAACAGGAAGTAATTGCGGAACAAAAATTAGGTAAAACAGTTTCATATATTGCTTTTGATCAAAAAGCGGTGGGTTATATTACCATTACAGACGCAATAAAAAAATCAAGTTTGGAAGCTATTAATGAATTAAAACGTCAAGGTGTTGAAGTTGTGATGCTAACTGGAGATAACGAAAACACTGCCAGAGCTGTGGCTTCTGAGTTGAATCTAACCGATTTTAAAGCAAGCTGTTTGCCTCAAGATAAATTAGAATATATCAAAAATTTGCAAGCCCAAGGCAAAATAGTTGCCATGGCAGGTGATGGTATTAATGATGCTCCAGCTTTAGCGCAAGCCGATATCGGAATTGCAATGGGAACCGGAACAGATGTAGCTATTGAAAGTGCTAAAATTACTTTGGTAAAAGGCGATTTAAAGGGTATTGTAAAAGCCAAGAATTTAAGCCACGCTGTTATGAAAAACATCAAGCAAAATTTATTTTTTGCTTTCATTTATAATGTATTAGGAATTCCAATTGCAGCTGGAATACTATTTCCTTTCTTTGGAATTTTGCTCTCGCCAATGATTGCGGCTTTGGCAATGAGCTTTAGTTCGGTATCCGTTATTGCAAATGCCTTAAGATTAAGAAATGTTAAAATATAG
- a CDS encoding DUF6660 family protein, whose amino-acid sequence MKFTNAILSILFLILSSMPCADAETIVANSKVTISSQSSQHSHKDVCSPFCTCNCCGCQGFVFNTIYNYKIISIKKIIAKKVPEYKTILTFYFYGSIWQPPQI is encoded by the coding sequence GTGAAATTTACAAACGCCATATTATCAATTCTTTTTCTAATACTTTCCAGTATGCCTTGTGCAGATGCGGAAACAATTGTTGCAAACAGTAAAGTCACAATTAGTAGTCAATCAAGCCAACACTCACATAAAGATGTTTGTTCTCCTTTTTGTACTTGCAACTGTTGTGGCTGTCAAGGTTTCGTCTTTAATACAATATATAATTACAAAATTATTTCTATTAAAAAAATAATTGCCAAAAAAGTACCCGAATACAAAACTATTTTAACTTTCTATTTCTACGGAAGTATATGGCAACCTCCACAAATATAA
- a CDS encoding APC family permease: protein MSNYKKNSLTLTGAVSLGTGVMIGAGIFALLGQVAALSGELFPYAFLIGAIISGCSAYAYIKMSNAYPSAGGIAMYLKKAYGFSTITAAGSLLMAFSMIIGESLVARTFGTYTLQLFDISNKNIWTPILGVLLLIIAFLVNISGNKAIERSSFILAVIKIGGLSIFAIGGLWAVGFSFSKTLPTAVSDNYSIQSYIAALAFTILSYKGFTTITNSGGEIVNPKKNVGYAIMISLLICTVVYLLVAFAVASNLSIPEIITAKDFSLAEASKPTFGKYGLWFTVGIAIVATISGVIASIFAVSRMTAMLTEAELIPHKHFGMPGSLQKHMLVYTVVIAIILTAFFDLSRIASLGAIFYLTMDIMLQWGVLKNLRKEINANVSIIILAIVLDLTVLTAFIWVKLSSDPFVVLLSSILMVLIFIIEKWFLKLSNRNNEKE, encoded by the coding sequence ATGAGTAATTACAAGAAAAACAGTTTGACATTAACAGGAGCAGTTTCGTTAGGAACTGGAGTTATGATTGGTGCAGGAATTTTTGCATTATTGGGACAAGTGGCAGCACTTTCTGGCGAACTTTTCCCTTACGCTTTTCTCATTGGCGCAATAATTTCTGGATGTAGTGCTTACGCGTATATTAAGATGTCTAATGCTTATCCATCAGCGGGTGGTATTGCAATGTATCTCAAAAAGGCTTACGGTTTTAGTACCATCACTGCAGCGGGATCGCTTTTAATGGCTTTTTCAATGATAATTGGCGAAAGCCTTGTGGCACGCACATTTGGTACCTACACCTTACAACTATTTGATATCAGTAATAAAAATATTTGGACACCCATTTTGGGTGTTTTATTATTAATAATTGCTTTTTTAGTTAATATTTCTGGAAATAAAGCCATTGAACGTTCCTCCTTTATTTTGGCAGTGATCAAAATAGGTGGTCTATCGATTTTTGCCATTGGTGGATTGTGGGCAGTAGGATTTTCATTTAGCAAAACTTTGCCCACTGCGGTATCTGACAATTATTCAATACAAAGTTATATAGCCGCTTTGGCATTTACAATTTTGTCTTACAAGGGATTTACCACCATTACAAACAGCGGCGGCGAGATTGTAAATCCGAAAAAGAATGTTGGATATGCCATTATGATTTCCCTCCTGATTTGTACCGTGGTCTATTTATTAGTGGCTTTCGCAGTTGCTTCAAATTTATCAATACCCGAAATTATAACAGCTAAAGATTTTTCCCTTGCAGAAGCCTCAAAACCCACCTTTGGAAAATATGGTTTATGGTTTACAGTGGGTATCGCCATAGTAGCAACAATTTCTGGCGTTATTGCCAGTATATTTGCAGTATCAAGAATGACTGCTATGCTTACTGAAGCAGAACTTATTCCGCATAAACATTTTGGAATGCCAGGTTCATTGCAAAAGCATATGTTAGTTTATACCGTGGTAATTGCAATTATACTGACTGCGTTTTTTGACCTGAGTCGTATTGCTTCATTGGGTGCAATTTTTTACTTAACAATGGATATAATGCTACAATGGGGCGTTTTGAAAAATTTGAGAAAGGAAATAAATGCCAATGTTTCAATTATCATTTTAGCAATTGTTTTAGATTTAACTGTATTGACAGCATTTATATGGGTAAAACTATCTTCAGACCCTTTTGTTGTGCTATTATCAAGTATTTTAATGGTCCTTATTTTTATCATTGAAAAATGGTTTTTGAAATTAAGTAATCGAAACAACGAAAAAGAATAG
- a CDS encoding efflux RND transporter periplasmic adaptor subunit: MKNIKSKFKILLILNTLFLLLLTSCGEKKTEEENHEEEKSENEVALTAVQFKTVGIETGVLENRNLNLVIKANGYTTVPPQNMANISTLIGGTVKDILVLEGTFVNKGKVLATIQNLEVVEMQEDYNSAIANIEYLQLEYNRQKTLSDENVNPRKVLQEVKAKLDVEKARAKASKSKLQALNMSTNGSSLVPIISPISGYVGKISIAKGAFAETGITLFEVVDNSQMHLDLNVYEKDLGSISVGQTVDFVLTNQGNKAIKGIIFGINKSFSNESKTVAVHAKINPADSKDLISGMYVSANINIKNTTVPALPKEAVVKNGDKYFVYIQEEHEEKATKENTETHQQKKGEAHTDEAVGEEEGHNEVHFKAIEVMPGTTDLGYTEVKFVEAIPANAKIVTKGAFYLLSAMKGGGEHEH; this comes from the coding sequence ATGAAAAATATAAAATCAAAATTCAAAATTTTATTAATACTTAATACTTTATTCTTACTACTTCTCACCTCTTGTGGCGAAAAGAAAACAGAAGAAGAAAATCACGAAGAAGAAAAATCAGAAAACGAAGTAGCATTAACCGCTGTACAATTCAAAACAGTTGGTATTGAAACAGGAGTTTTAGAAAATAGGAATCTTAATTTAGTGATAAAGGCCAATGGATACACAACAGTTCCTCCACAAAATATGGCTAATATTTCTACCTTAATTGGTGGAACAGTTAAAGATATTTTGGTTTTGGAAGGTACATTTGTAAACAAAGGAAAAGTATTGGCAACTATTCAAAATTTAGAAGTTGTCGAAATGCAAGAAGATTATAATTCAGCTATTGCTAATATTGAATACCTACAATTAGAATACAATCGTCAAAAAACATTAAGCGATGAAAATGTAAATCCTAGAAAAGTGCTTCAAGAAGTCAAAGCAAAACTGGATGTTGAAAAAGCGAGAGCAAAAGCGTCGAAGAGTAAATTACAAGCTTTGAATATGAGTACAAACGGCTCAAGTTTGGTGCCAATAATTTCGCCAATATCAGGTTATGTTGGAAAAATAAGTATTGCTAAAGGAGCTTTTGCAGAAACGGGAATAACACTTTTTGAAGTAGTTGATAATAGTCAGATGCACTTGGATTTAAATGTGTATGAAAAAGACTTAGGTTCTATATCAGTGGGGCAAACGGTAGATTTTGTTTTAACAAACCAAGGAAACAAGGCTATAAAAGGAATAATATTTGGTATCAATAAATCCTTTTCAAACGAAAGCAAAACCGTAGCTGTTCACGCCAAAATCAATCCAGCAGATTCTAAAGATTTAATTTCAGGAATGTATGTTTCTGCTAATATCAATATTAAAAATACCACCGTTCCTGCTCTACCCAAAGAAGCTGTAGTAAAAAATGGAGATAAATATTTTGTCTATATTCAAGAAGAACACGAAGAAAAAGCGACTAAGGAAAATACAGAAACTCACCAACAAAAAAAAGGAGAAGCACATACTGACGAAGCTGTTGGCGAGGAAGAAGGACATAACGAAGTACATTTCAAAGCAATAGAAGTAATGCCTGGCACAACCGATTTAGGGTACACCGAAGTAAAATTTGTTGAAGCAATTCCTGCCAATGCAAAAATTGTGACAAAAGGAGCTTTTTATTTACTTTCTGCTATGAAAGGCGGTGGAGAACACGAACATTAA